A genomic region of Micromonospora sp. NBC_01796 contains the following coding sequences:
- a CDS encoding class I SAM-dependent methyltransferase, translating into MAAFPKRLLRVARHDARVLGVSARWLLTSREHHNYTYDLTRLSRDHLAWFVSVITDTPVKQIRDYLAEIESDAALRQHIERTTAASARRGLADRHVRYARRIGWYAIVRATRPAHVVETGVDKGLGTCVLASALLRNAAEGHPGRVTSLDINPEAGYLARVEPWSEVVDLVIGDSIASIRELDRPVDLFLHDSDHSAGHERNEFEAVEPKLAAEAMLLTDNVTVTNVLAEHAERTGRRFLAYRETPARHWFPGDGIGVAW; encoded by the coding sequence GTGGCGGCCTTTCCGAAACGGTTGCTCCGGGTGGCCCGGCACGACGCCCGGGTGCTCGGTGTCTCCGCCCGGTGGCTGCTCACCTCGCGCGAACACCACAACTACACGTACGACCTGACCCGACTCAGCCGCGACCACCTCGCCTGGTTCGTCAGCGTCATCACCGACACCCCGGTCAAGCAGATCCGGGACTACCTGGCCGAGATCGAATCCGACGCCGCGCTCCGGCAGCACATCGAGCGGACCACGGCCGCCTCGGCGCGCCGGGGACTGGCCGACCGGCACGTCCGCTACGCCCGCCGGATCGGCTGGTACGCGATCGTCCGCGCGACCCGACCGGCACACGTCGTCGAGACCGGGGTGGACAAGGGGCTCGGCACCTGCGTACTCGCCTCCGCCCTGCTGCGCAACGCCGCCGAGGGACATCCCGGCCGGGTCACCTCGCTGGACATCAACCCCGAGGCCGGTTACCTGGCCCGGGTCGAACCCTGGTCCGAGGTGGTCGACCTGGTTATCGGCGACTCGATCGCCTCGATCCGGGAGTTGGACCGGCCGGTCGACCTGTTCCTGCACGACAGCGACCACAGCGCCGGTCACGAGCGCAACGAGTTCGAGGCGGTCGAGCCGAAACTGGCGGCCGAGGCGATGCTGCTCACCGACAACGTCACGGTCACCAACGTGCTCGCCGAGCACGCCGAGCGCACCGGCCGCCGGTTCCTCGCCTACCGGGAGACACCGGCCCGGCACTGGTTCCCCGGCGACGGCATCGGAGTCGCCTGGTAG
- a CDS encoding expansin EXLX1 family cellulose-binding protein, producing the protein MTGAGVAVLAAVLGITLAVRSGASPACAAPPTGSTVHKGKASFYDAGRSGGNCSFPSVPADRLYVALGPSEYAKAAACGGYLDVTGPKGKVRVVVMDQCAGCAPGHIDLSEEAFDRIGDRAQGVVPVTYRAVVDPPVNGGLTFRMKDGASQWWFAVQVGNHGNPLRSVEAKGTTGGFRAAARQDYNYWIIDGGMGAGPYSIRVTDVYGHQTTATNIRMAPEQLQRSTVSLSGAGTPPSAARTPGSSPSAPPAPTVSATPTAPTPASPSPTPAAPTSPAATLEALAGPDPANASRC; encoded by the coding sequence TTGACCGGTGCAGGTGTCGCCGTACTCGCCGCCGTACTCGGCATCACCCTCGCCGTACGCTCCGGCGCCTCCCCGGCCTGCGCTGCGCCACCGACCGGCAGCACCGTCCACAAGGGAAAGGCCAGCTTCTACGACGCGGGCCGGTCCGGCGGCAACTGCTCCTTCCCGAGCGTCCCGGCCGACCGGCTCTACGTCGCACTCGGCCCGTCGGAGTACGCCAAGGCGGCGGCCTGCGGCGGCTACCTCGACGTGACCGGTCCGAAGGGCAAGGTCCGGGTGGTGGTCATGGACCAGTGCGCCGGTTGCGCACCCGGTCACATCGACCTCTCCGAGGAGGCGTTCGACCGGATCGGCGACCGGGCGCAGGGCGTGGTGCCGGTGACGTACCGGGCGGTGGTCGACCCACCGGTCAACGGAGGGCTCACCTTCCGGATGAAGGACGGCGCCTCCCAGTGGTGGTTCGCGGTGCAGGTGGGCAACCACGGCAACCCGCTCCGCTCGGTCGAGGCGAAGGGAACCACCGGCGGGTTCCGCGCGGCGGCCCGCCAGGACTACAACTACTGGATCATCGACGGTGGAATGGGCGCCGGGCCGTACAGCATCAGGGTCACCGACGTGTACGGGCACCAGACGACCGCCACCAACATCCGGATGGCCCCGGAGCAGCTCCAACGCAGCACGGTCTCGCTCTCCGGTGCTGGTACGCCGCCCAGCGCAGCCCGTACGCCCGGCTCCTCGCCCTCGGCCCCACCGGCCCCGACCGTGAGCGCCACCCCGACCGCGCCCACCCCGGCCTCGCCGTCACCCACCCCGGCGGCCCCGACCAGCCCGGCAGCAACCCTCGAAGCCCTAGCCGGCCCCGACCCTGCCAACGCCTCCCGCTGCTGA
- a CDS encoding low temperature requirement protein A, whose amino-acid sequence MSTGVRLLRGPNTPMQPAFLELFYDLVYVFALTQITHLLVEDLTWRGALRAFVLLLALWWIWVLTAWLTDQFDPQHPLLQLYVILVMLGVLLMAIVLPQAFTRYGLLFALTYVTIHLTRHVFIIVAEWGTQLGQRSTRAAFWFTGSALLWIPGAFAHGWLRAVLWLAALIIDYVSAALRWPAPGLGEAPGWEMTIQESHLAERYRQVLVIALGEIILILGLTFADGQKGLTLHRTTVLVFAFASTALMWRLYIYRAGEQLGAAIAASTRPHRLSQWSSYAHMVMVAGILLTAVGFTVILEHPDGDPEPGWTAGIAGGPALFLAGRAAFEYVIFGRVSRPRWVAILLLAVVAGTALYLPPVATAAASTLVLAVVAVFDARRAYGRPPERPAPAT is encoded by the coding sequence GTGAGCACCGGTGTGAGGTTGTTGCGCGGCCCCAACACCCCGATGCAGCCGGCGTTCCTGGAACTCTTCTACGACCTGGTGTACGTCTTCGCGCTCACCCAGATCACCCACCTGCTGGTGGAGGACCTGACCTGGCGCGGCGCGCTGAGAGCGTTCGTCCTGCTCCTGGCCCTGTGGTGGATCTGGGTCCTGACCGCGTGGTTGACCGACCAGTTCGACCCGCAACACCCGCTACTGCAGCTCTACGTCATCCTCGTGATGCTCGGCGTCCTGCTGATGGCGATCGTGCTGCCCCAGGCGTTCACCAGGTACGGGCTGCTCTTCGCCCTCACCTACGTGACGATCCACCTCACCCGGCACGTCTTCATCATCGTCGCCGAGTGGGGCACCCAGCTCGGGCAGCGGTCGACCCGGGCGGCCTTCTGGTTCACCGGCTCCGCCCTGCTCTGGATTCCGGGAGCGTTCGCCCACGGGTGGCTGCGCGCGGTGCTCTGGTTGGCGGCGCTGATCATCGACTACGTCTCGGCCGCCCTGCGGTGGCCCGCCCCGGGACTCGGGGAGGCACCCGGCTGGGAGATGACGATCCAGGAGAGCCACCTCGCCGAGCGGTACCGGCAGGTGCTCGTCATCGCGCTCGGGGAGATCATCCTGATCCTGGGGCTGACCTTCGCCGACGGGCAGAAGGGCCTGACGCTGCACCGTACGACGGTGCTGGTGTTCGCCTTCGCCAGCACCGCGTTGATGTGGCGGCTCTACATCTACCGTGCCGGGGAGCAGCTCGGTGCCGCCATCGCGGCTTCCACGCGTCCGCACCGGTTGAGCCAGTGGTCCTCGTACGCGCACATGGTGATGGTGGCCGGCATCCTCCTGACCGCCGTGGGTTTCACGGTCATCCTCGAACACCCGGACGGCGACCCCGAGCCGGGGTGGACCGCCGGCATCGCTGGTGGTCCGGCCCTTTTCCTGGCCGGACGTGCCGCGTTCGAATACGTGATCTTCGGTCGGGTGTCCCGGCCACGATGGGTCGCGATCCTCCTGCTGGCCGTCGTCGCGGGCACCGCGCTCTACCTCCCACCGGTGGCGACCGCCGCCGCCTCGACCCTCGTGCTGGCGGTGGTCGCCGTCTTCGACGCCCGTCGTGCCTACGGTCGTCCGCCGGAGCGACCCGCACCGGCCACCTGA
- a CDS encoding TetR family transcriptional regulator codes for MADTTLTSGQILEAAEDVLRRFGPAKTTVVDVARVLGVSHGSVYRHFASKAALREAVAERWLDRAHAPLPALTTADLPAPQRLRAWLTTLAAEKRGKALDDPELFATYMVLVNESSAVVEEHVQDLIRQLARIIGDGVADGDFDVSDVDRTARAVLQATARWHHPAHAAEWGEPGIADALEAVCDLLLDGLRRRD; via the coding sequence ATGGCCGACACCACTCTGACCTCCGGGCAGATCCTCGAAGCGGCGGAGGACGTCCTCCGCCGCTTCGGCCCCGCCAAGACGACCGTGGTCGACGTCGCCCGCGTCCTGGGCGTCAGCCACGGCAGCGTCTACCGGCATTTCGCCAGCAAGGCTGCGCTGCGCGAGGCGGTCGCCGAGCGCTGGCTCGACCGGGCGCACGCCCCGCTGCCCGCGCTGACCACCGCCGACCTGCCCGCACCGCAGCGGCTGCGCGCCTGGCTCACCACGCTCGCCGCCGAGAAGCGAGGCAAGGCGCTGGACGATCCGGAACTGTTCGCCACCTACATGGTGCTGGTCAACGAGAGTTCGGCGGTGGTGGAGGAACACGTCCAGGACCTGATCCGGCAACTCGCCCGGATCATCGGTGACGGGGTGGCCGACGGGGACTTCGACGTCTCCGACGTGGACCGTACGGCGCGGGCGGTGCTCCAGGCGACCGCCCGCTGGCACCACCCGGCACACGCTGCCGAGTGGGGCGAGCCGGGCATCGCCGACGCCCTGGAAGCCGTCTGCGACCTGCTCCTCGACGGACTGCGTCGCCGCGACTGA
- a CDS encoding MurR/RpiR family transcriptional regulator, protein MVAVPEPGPGAVATPPTDQVLDLFHGIRLTPTQRRIAHSLVQHAASAAYLSAAEIAELAQVSQPSVTRFAIALGYDGYPALRRRLRQITAVERGRPASDVPAGNELQRAVSAEVENLHRLAEQLTDPDKVTTAGALLANSRPLPVLGLRAAAPLAAYFAYFAAKVHPDVRVLDTGGSLLADRLDQARTAGATALLAIVLPRYPRESLDALREARHAGLSIVVITDSAVSPAAEYADIVLPAAVGAQLVFDLHTAPMTLAMVLLQAICDAAPSHTQRRLEEFEQSAARRQVFLT, encoded by the coding sequence ATGGTCGCTGTACCCGAGCCGGGTCCCGGTGCTGTCGCGACACCCCCGACGGACCAGGTCCTCGACCTGTTCCACGGCATCCGGCTGACCCCGACGCAACGGCGGATCGCGCACAGCCTGGTCCAGCACGCCGCCTCGGCCGCGTACCTGTCGGCGGCCGAGATCGCCGAACTCGCCCAGGTCAGCCAGCCCTCGGTCACCCGGTTCGCGATCGCCCTCGGCTACGACGGCTACCCCGCCCTGCGCCGCCGGCTGCGCCAGATCACCGCCGTCGAGCGGGGCCGCCCGGCCTCCGACGTACCGGCCGGCAACGAACTGCAACGGGCGGTCAGCGCCGAGGTGGAGAACCTGCACCGGCTCGCCGAACAGCTCACCGACCCGGACAAGGTCACCACCGCCGGGGCACTGCTCGCCAACAGCCGCCCGCTGCCGGTGCTCGGGCTGCGCGCCGCCGCCCCGCTCGCCGCGTACTTCGCGTACTTCGCCGCCAAGGTGCACCCGGACGTACGCGTACTCGACACCGGGGGGAGCCTGCTCGCCGACCGGCTCGACCAGGCCCGTACGGCCGGCGCGACCGCACTGCTCGCCATCGTGCTGCCGCGCTACCCGCGCGAGTCCCTCGACGCGCTCCGCGAGGCGCGGCACGCCGGTCTCTCCATCGTGGTGATCACCGACTCGGCGGTCAGCCCGGCCGCCGAGTACGCCGACATCGTCCTGCCCGCCGCCGTCGGCGCCCAACTCGTGTTCGACCTGCACACCGCCCCGATGACCCTGGCCATGGTGCTGCTCCAGGCGATCTGCGACGCCGCACCCAGCCACACCCAGCGCCGGTTGGAGGAGTTCGAACAGTCCGCCGCCCGCCGCCAGGTGTTCCTCACCTGA
- a CDS encoding serine hydrolase domain-containing protein — translation MRKPPPRRLFSFWFGSLASAVLVVGLAGPAAAARPAPTERPGPGSLPVAALDTALAGIHTAGMIGVFAEVRDGRATWRGASGIADINTGRPVRPDYRHRVGSVTKTFVAATVLQLVGEGRISLDAPVRRYLPGLMPDDTVTVRMLLGHRSGIGTYDQVLFATPELVEEHRNTTFRPRELARVGLGMPATNPPGAAFSYSNTNYILAGLIVEQVTGRPAAEEVSRRILRPLGLRDTYFPGTDPRITGPHSRGYVPWYEGELRDFTVYNMSWGYTAGELISTTADLDTFYRALLGGRLLRPAQQADLVRFLPTGTGVGYGLGLLSLPLACGDAYGHDGQVFGYTTLSLHSPDGRRQVSVAQNASHYQYAGDPISAALFQFLDTALCGPQSTDAARTATARTLPLTPAPGLLPPTRLS, via the coding sequence ATGCGCAAACCACCACCACGCAGGCTGTTCTCGTTCTGGTTCGGCTCACTGGCCTCGGCCGTACTGGTCGTCGGGCTGGCGGGTCCCGCCGCGGCGGCCCGACCCGCACCCACCGAACGTCCGGGGCCCGGCAGCCTGCCGGTCGCGGCGCTCGACACGGCGCTCGCCGGGATCCACACCGCCGGCATGATCGGTGTCTTCGCCGAGGTCCGCGACGGCCGGGCCACCTGGCGCGGCGCCAGCGGCATCGCGGACATCAACACCGGCCGACCGGTACGCCCCGACTACCGTCACCGGGTCGGCAGCGTCACCAAGACCTTCGTCGCCGCCACCGTCCTGCAACTCGTCGGTGAGGGCAGGATCTCGCTCGACGCGCCGGTCCGGCGCTACCTGCCCGGCCTGATGCCGGACGACACCGTGACCGTACGGATGCTGCTCGGCCACCGCAGCGGGATCGGCACCTACGACCAGGTCCTGTTCGCCACACCGGAGCTGGTCGAGGAGCACCGGAACACCACGTTCAGGCCCCGCGAGCTGGCCCGGGTCGGGCTGGGCATGCCGGCGACGAACCCGCCCGGCGCGGCCTTCTCGTACTCGAACACCAACTACATCCTGGCCGGGTTGATCGTGGAGCAGGTCACCGGTCGCCCCGCCGCCGAGGAGGTCAGCCGCCGGATCCTGCGCCCCCTGGGCCTGCGCGACACCTACTTCCCCGGCACCGACCCGCGCATCACCGGCCCGCACAGCCGGGGCTACGTGCCCTGGTACGAGGGTGAGCTGCGGGACTTCACCGTCTACAACATGTCCTGGGGGTACACGGCCGGTGAGCTTATCTCGACCACCGCCGACCTGGACACCTTCTACCGCGCGCTGCTCGGCGGCCGACTGCTGCGCCCCGCCCAACAGGCCGACCTGGTGCGCTTCCTGCCGACCGGGACCGGGGTGGGCTACGGGCTCGGCCTGTTGTCGCTCCCGCTGGCCTGCGGTGACGCGTACGGGCACGACGGCCAGGTGTTCGGCTACACCACGCTCTCGCTGCACTCCCCCGACGGCAGACGACAGGTGAGCGTGGCGCAGAACGCCAGCCACTACCAGTACGCCGGAGACCCGATCAGCGCGGCGCTCTTCCAGTTCCTCGACACGGCCCTCTGCGGTCCACAGAGCACCGACGCCGCCCGTACCGCCACGGCCCGGACCTTGCCCCTCACCCCGGCACCGGGACTCCTGCCGCCCACCCGGCTCTCCTAG
- a CDS encoding class I SAM-dependent methyltransferase, translating into MSDLAFLDPTRSSYDFVAQGYSARFADELAGQPVLRSQLTLFAELASGRAGEVASGPTADVGCGPGHVTAFLREQGLDVFGVDLSPGMVEQARANYPELRFEVGSMTGLDHPDRSLSGLNAWYSTIHIPDQELPGVLAEFHRVLVPGAPLMLLFQMGDAPKHFAEAWGYDVDLVLYYRRPEAVTEMLTEAGFQVVLTTVWEPTQVQPRKQAAFLLARKSD; encoded by the coding sequence ATGAGCGATCTGGCCTTCCTCGATCCGACCCGTTCCTCGTACGACTTCGTGGCCCAGGGGTATTCGGCCCGCTTCGCCGACGAGCTGGCTGGGCAGCCGGTGCTGCGGAGCCAGCTGACGCTCTTCGCCGAGCTGGCGTCCGGCCGGGCCGGTGAGGTGGCGTCCGGGCCGACCGCCGACGTGGGGTGCGGGCCGGGGCACGTGACGGCGTTCCTGCGCGAGCAGGGGCTCGACGTGTTCGGGGTCGACCTGTCGCCCGGCATGGTGGAACAGGCCCGGGCCAACTATCCGGAGCTGCGGTTCGAGGTCGGCTCGATGACCGGGCTCGACCACCCCGACCGGAGCCTGTCCGGCCTCAACGCCTGGTACTCGACCATCCACATCCCCGACCAGGAGTTGCCGGGCGTGCTGGCCGAGTTCCACCGGGTGCTGGTCCCGGGAGCACCGCTGATGCTGTTGTTCCAGATGGGCGACGCTCCGAAGCACTTCGCCGAGGCGTGGGGCTACGACGTCGACCTGGTCCTCTACTACCGTCGCCCGGAAGCCGTCACGGAGATGCTGACCGAGGCCGGATTCCAGGTTGTCCTCACGACGGTCTGGGAGCCGACCCAGGTGCAGCCCAGAAAGCAGGCGGCATTTCTGTTAGCCCGCAAATCGGACTGA
- a CDS encoding aldo/keto reductase, which yields METRKLGSTGPTVSALGLGTMGMSDLYGPADETESISTIHAALDAGISLLDTGDFYGMGHNEMLIGRALHERDRDDVNISVKFGGLRDPDLGWRGIDGRPEAVRNFLAYSLRRLGTDHIDVYRLTRVDPNVPIEETIGAIAEQVEKGHVRHIGLSEVGADSIRRAHAVHPISDLQIEYSLISRGIEAEILPTVRELGIGVTAYGVLARGLLSGRWTADRELTPGDFRNTVPRFSGDNLTANLRLVESLREVAQARGATVAQVAIAWVLAQGTDIVPLVGARQRDRLAESLGALDLKLTPEDLAAIERAVPAGSAAGTRYATPYMTHLDSER from the coding sequence ATGGAAACCCGCAAACTCGGCAGCACCGGACCCACCGTCTCCGCGCTCGGCCTCGGCACCATGGGCATGTCCGACCTCTACGGCCCGGCCGACGAGACGGAGAGCATCAGCACCATTCACGCCGCCCTCGACGCCGGCATCTCCCTGCTCGACACCGGCGACTTCTACGGCATGGGCCACAACGAGATGCTGATCGGCCGGGCGCTGCACGAACGCGACCGTGACGACGTCAACATCAGCGTCAAGTTCGGCGGGCTGCGCGACCCCGACCTCGGCTGGCGGGGCATCGACGGTCGCCCCGAGGCGGTACGCAACTTCCTCGCGTACTCGCTGCGCCGGCTCGGCACCGACCACATCGACGTCTACCGGCTCACCCGGGTCGACCCGAACGTGCCGATCGAGGAGACCATCGGCGCCATCGCCGAGCAGGTCGAAAAGGGACACGTACGCCACATCGGCCTCTCCGAGGTCGGCGCCGACAGCATCCGGCGCGCCCACGCGGTGCACCCGATCAGCGACCTCCAGATCGAGTACTCGCTGATCTCACGGGGCATCGAGGCGGAGATCCTGCCGACCGTACGCGAACTCGGCATCGGCGTGACCGCGTACGGGGTCCTCGCCCGTGGCCTGCTGAGTGGCCGCTGGACCGCCGACCGGGAACTGACCCCCGGCGACTTCCGCAACACCGTGCCCCGGTTCAGCGGCGACAACCTGACGGCGAACCTGCGCCTGGTCGAGTCGCTGCGGGAGGTCGCGCAGGCCCGTGGAGCCACCGTCGCGCAGGTCGCCATCGCCTGGGTGCTCGCCCAGGGTACGGACATCGTGCCCCTGGTCGGCGCCCGTCAGCGGGACCGGCTGGCCGAGTCGCTCGGTGCGCTGGACCTGAAGCTGACCCCGGAAGACCTGGCCGCGATCGAGCGGGCCGTACCGGCCGGATCGGCCGCCGGGACCCGTTATGCCACCCCCTACATGACCCACCTCGACAGCGAGCGGTGA
- a CDS encoding GNAT family N-acetyltransferase: MTLRFVLDPELTAALRQRLVTLWTEVTNAGGAVGFVAPVTEEQVLPVAQDAFAGIDSGLDRLLVGYADTGEPVAFLIFASNRFALKEHWRVLKRVMVHPDRQGTGYGAALMGEAERLGRKLGLEALQVTVRGGLNLERFYERCGYREVGRLPGALRLAPDDDRDEILMWLPLV; this comes from the coding sequence GTGACCCTCCGCTTCGTGCTCGATCCCGAGCTGACCGCTGCGCTCCGGCAACGGCTCGTCACGCTCTGGACGGAGGTGACCAACGCCGGAGGTGCCGTCGGTTTTGTCGCCCCGGTCACCGAGGAGCAGGTCCTGCCCGTGGCACAGGACGCCTTCGCCGGCATCGACAGCGGGCTGGACCGGCTGCTGGTCGGGTACGCGGACACCGGCGAACCGGTCGCCTTCCTGATCTTCGCGTCCAACCGGTTCGCGCTCAAGGAGCACTGGCGCGTACTCAAGCGGGTGATGGTGCACCCCGACCGGCAGGGCACCGGCTACGGCGCGGCGCTGATGGGCGAGGCCGAACGGCTCGGCCGCAAGCTGGGCCTGGAGGCGCTCCAGGTGACCGTCCGGGGCGGGCTGAACCTGGAACGGTTCTACGAGCGCTGCGGATACCGCGAGGTCGGCCGGCTGCCCGGCGCGCTGCGACTCGCCCCGGACGACGACCGGGACGAGATCCTGATGTGGCTGCCACTGGTCTGA
- a CDS encoding flavin reductase family protein, producing MHVVPGLKVLYFGTPVVLISSRNPDGSTNLAPMSSAWWLGRSAMLGLGNSGQTTANLLRERECVLNLPSSSMVDAVDRIALTTGTPVVPEHKREQGYRYEPDKFALAGLTEQPSELVAPPRVAQCPIQLECRVIEAYPFGPTPDCTAFQVEVLRAHVEESLVIPGTHHVDPIGWDPLIMKFCEFFGGGGNVHPSRLADGWNMPHQLARTPG from the coding sequence ATGCACGTTGTCCCCGGGCTCAAGGTGCTCTACTTCGGCACCCCCGTGGTGTTGATCAGCTCCCGTAACCCCGACGGCAGCACCAACCTGGCACCGATGTCGTCGGCCTGGTGGCTGGGCCGGTCCGCCATGCTCGGCCTCGGCAACAGCGGACAGACGACGGCGAACCTGCTCCGCGAGCGGGAGTGCGTACTCAACCTGCCGTCGTCGTCGATGGTCGACGCGGTCGACCGGATCGCGCTCACCACCGGCACACCCGTGGTGCCCGAGCACAAGCGCGAGCAGGGGTACCGGTACGAGCCGGACAAGTTCGCCCTGGCCGGGCTGACCGAACAGCCGTCGGAGCTGGTCGCGCCGCCTCGGGTCGCCCAGTGTCCGATCCAGCTCGAATGCCGGGTGATCGAGGCGTACCCCTTCGGCCCCACCCCCGACTGCACCGCGTTCCAGGTTGAGGTGCTCCGCGCCCACGTCGAGGAAAGCCTGGTCATCCCCGGTACGCACCACGTCGACCCGATCGGCTGGGATCCGCTGATCATGAAGTTCTGCGAGTTCTTCGGCGGCGGCGGGAACGTACACCCGTCCCGGCTGGCCGACGGCTGGAACATGCCGCACCAGCTCGCCCGTACCCCTGGCTGA
- a CDS encoding MOSC domain-containing protein, with the protein MRVVSIHTYPVKGCRRMDRDTARVEPWGLDGDRRWLVVDEHGIGLTQRQHRELVTLRAVSRPGGLTLSAPGLAALDLAEPSGGEAIEVRVFRGRPPSPVRAAGAEADDWLYRLLGRAVRLVWLGDPARNLVPWSVSPGSGAEVSFADGTPLLLVNTASLDAFNDWLAESGSVEGPLPLSRFRPNLVISGAAPWAEGEWVGRRIRIGGAIFHGAAECGRCLVATIDQETGERGQEPLRMLARRRNIGQKLLFGLQMTVEATAGGSSGGDRTVTVGDTVEVLG; encoded by the coding sequence ATGCGAGTGGTCTCGATTCACACGTACCCGGTGAAGGGCTGCCGACGGATGGACCGCGACACGGCCCGGGTCGAGCCGTGGGGCCTGGACGGCGACCGGCGCTGGCTCGTCGTGGACGAACACGGGATCGGCCTCACCCAGCGCCAGCACCGGGAACTGGTGACGCTGCGGGCGGTGTCCCGGCCCGGTGGGCTGACCCTGTCCGCACCGGGGCTGGCCGCGCTCGACCTGGCCGAACCATCCGGCGGCGAGGCGATCGAGGTCCGGGTCTTCCGGGGTCGGCCGCCCTCGCCCGTACGCGCCGCCGGTGCCGAGGCCGACGACTGGCTCTACCGGCTGTTGGGACGCGCGGTCCGGCTGGTCTGGCTCGGTGATCCGGCCCGCAACCTCGTTCCCTGGTCGGTTTCGCCCGGTTCCGGGGCCGAGGTGAGCTTCGCCGACGGCACTCCGCTGCTGCTGGTCAACACCGCGTCACTGGACGCGTTCAACGACTGGCTGGCGGAGTCGGGCAGCGTCGAGGGGCCGCTGCCGCTGAGCAGGTTCCGTCCCAACCTGGTGATCAGCGGTGCCGCGCCCTGGGCCGAGGGGGAATGGGTCGGCCGGCGGATCCGGATCGGCGGGGCGATCTTCCACGGCGCCGCCGAGTGTGGCCGCTGCCTGGTCGCGACCATCGACCAGGAGACCGGGGAGCGGGGGCAGGAACCGCTACGGATGCTCGCCAGACGGCGGAACATCGGCCAGAAGCTCCTCTTCGGCCTCCAGATGACGGTGGAGGCCACTGCGGGCGGATCCTCCGGCGGGGACCGCACGGTCACCGTGGGCGACACCGTGGAGGTGCTCGGCTGA